From the genome of Winogradskyella forsetii, one region includes:
- a CDS encoding DUF5686 and carboxypeptidase regulatory-like domain-containing protein, giving the protein MTKTLLSIFAIAFSTLVSAQIIGNITDQNNEALPFVNILIENTYKGTTSNDDGYYELNISTPKTYTVVYSYLGYKTLKKEVTIAEFPYQLDVTLTEESVSLSEVLIDSEIDPAIAIMRKAIAQRKANLEKTNSYKADFYSRGLIRIKDAPEKLLGQEIGDLGGGLDSTRSGIIYLSETISKIQFLSPDKLKEKITASKVSGNDNGFSFNAAMDVDFNFYNNTIDFGNEIISPIANNAFGYYRYKLDGIFYDDRGNLINKIKVIPKRKNDPVFSGFIYIVEDQWDIYALELDLTGTQARIPVVDIISLKQSFSYSEADDIWAKISQSIDFKFGMMGIKGNGRYTAVYSNYEFNTGLTREDFSRELVAFEKEANKKDSLFWNTIRPVPLTLEERTDYVKKDSLQTLRESKPYLDSLDRANNKFKLGNLMGYTYQNSHKDYSLGFDIPLIGGVQFNTVQGYAVNANVFYTKNYDDFKRFFRANGTIQYGFSDERLRATGSLTYKFNSITNSFLSLSGGVSAEQFNPSNPISSLINSVSTLFFEDNYIKLYDKSYVALNYSEELFNGFRLYTGLSYERRKALFNTTDQTFINEDNDAYTSNNPLDETAFGVAPFETHNIVKGNIDVRINFGQEYLSYPDAKYNVSNDDYPTLYLGYEKGFGATNTDYNFDQIKASLRQSFNIKDKGKFMYNLKAGKFFNADDIAFVDYQHFNGNQTHVSTDGNYTNVFNNLDYYAASTNDAYFEGHVEHDFNGFLLGKVPLLNKLNFNLVIGAHLLATPDFKPYQEYSVGLDNIGWGKWRLLRVDYLRSYQGGFQSDAIVFGLKFF; this is encoded by the coding sequence ATGACTAAAACACTACTCAGTATCTTCGCAATCGCTTTTAGCACCTTAGTTTCCGCACAAATTATTGGAAACATTACAGACCAAAACAACGAAGCACTTCCCTTTGTAAACATCTTAATCGAAAACACCTATAAAGGTACGACGAGTAATGATGATGGCTACTACGAACTCAACATTTCAACACCAAAAACCTATACGGTTGTTTACAGTTATTTAGGCTATAAAACACTAAAAAAAGAAGTTACTATTGCTGAATTCCCATATCAACTGGATGTCACTTTAACTGAAGAATCTGTCTCACTTAGTGAAGTGCTTATTGATTCTGAAATCGATCCTGCCATTGCCATAATGCGAAAAGCCATTGCACAGCGGAAAGCCAATCTCGAAAAAACAAACTCGTACAAAGCCGATTTCTATTCCAGAGGATTAATTAGAATTAAAGATGCTCCAGAAAAACTCTTAGGTCAAGAAATTGGCGATTTAGGAGGTGGTTTGGATTCTACCAGAAGTGGGATTATTTACTTATCTGAGACGATTTCTAAAATACAGTTTTTAAGTCCAGATAAATTAAAAGAGAAAATTACAGCTTCAAAAGTTAGTGGTAACGATAACGGTTTTAGCTTTAATGCTGCTATGGATGTCGATTTTAATTTCTACAATAACACCATCGATTTTGGCAATGAAATTATTTCGCCAATTGCCAACAATGCCTTTGGTTATTACCGTTACAAGCTCGATGGTATTTTTTACGACGACAGAGGAAATCTTATCAATAAAATCAAAGTCATCCCAAAACGTAAAAACGACCCTGTGTTTTCTGGCTTTATTTATATTGTAGAAGACCAATGGGATATTTATGCTTTGGAATTGGACTTAACAGGAACGCAAGCACGTATTCCTGTGGTGGATATCATTTCATTAAAACAGAGCTTTTCTTATTCCGAAGCAGATGACATTTGGGCAAAAATATCCCAAAGTATCGATTTTAAATTCGGAATGATGGGCATCAAAGGTAACGGTCGATATACCGCAGTTTATAGTAATTACGAATTTAATACTGGCTTAACCAGAGAAGACTTTAGTAGAGAACTTGTCGCTTTTGAAAAAGAAGCCAATAAAAAAGACTCCTTGTTTTGGAACACTATTAGACCTGTGCCCTTGACACTCGAAGAACGTACCGATTACGTAAAAAAAGATAGCCTTCAAACACTTCGGGAATCGAAACCTTATCTGGACTCCTTGGATCGTGCCAACAATAAATTCAAATTGGGAAATTTAATGGGATATACCTATCAGAATTCGCACAAGGATTATAGCTTAGGATTTGATATTCCACTCATTGGTGGTGTGCAGTTTAATACGGTTCAAGGGTATGCCGTCAATGCCAATGTTTTTTACACGAAAAATTATGACGACTTTAAACGTTTTTTTAGAGCGAATGGAACGATTCAATATGGATTTTCAGATGAACGGTTACGTGCTACTGGCTCTCTGACTTATAAATTCAACAGTATAACCAATTCTTTTTTAAGTTTGTCTGGTGGCGTTTCAGCCGAACAATTTAATCCTTCCAATCCTATTTCGTCATTAATCAATTCGGTAAGCACCTTATTTTTTGAAGATAATTACATAAAATTGTATGATAAAAGTTATGTCGCTCTTAATTACTCTGAAGAACTCTTTAACGGTTTTAGACTTTACACAGGCTTGAGTTACGAAAGGAGAAAAGCACTTTTCAACACTACCGATCAAACATTTATTAATGAAGACAATGATGCTTACACGAGTAATAATCCATTAGATGAGACCGCTTTTGGAGTCGCGCCTTTTGAAACGCATAATATCGTTAAAGGAAATATTGACGTTCGCATCAATTTTGGACAAGAATACCTCAGTTATCCAGATGCTAAATATAATGTGAGCAATGACGATTATCCGACCTTATATTTGGGTTACGAAAAAGGTTTTGGCGCCACAAATACTGATTATAATTTTGACCAAATAAAAGCGAGTCTCAGACAGTCTTTTAATATCAAGGACAAAGGAAAATTCATGTACAATCTCAAGGCTGGTAAGTTTTTTAACGCAGATGATATTGCCTTTGTAGATTACCAACATTTTAATGGTAACCAAACACATGTAAGTACAGACGGCAACTATACCAATGTATTCAACAATTTGGATTATTATGCTGCGAGTACAAACGATGCTTATTTTGAAGGTCACGTTGAACACGATTTTAATGGTTTTTTACTTGGAAAAGTGCCATTGCTCAACAAGTTGAATTTTAATTTAGTCATCGGAGCACACCTATTGGCAACACCAGATTTTAAACCTTATCAAGAGTATTCTGTTGGTTTAGATAACATTGGTTGGGGCAAATGGAGATTATTACGAGTGGATTATTTGCGCTCATATCAAGGTGGATTTCAAAGTGATGCTATTGTATTTGGTTTGAAATTCTTTTAA